In Bradyrhizobium sp. 1(2017), one DNA window encodes the following:
- a CDS encoding helix-turn-helix transcriptional regulator gives MSEDQEDVREMITAEQVLALIPVSRTTLFRMERDGVFPRGEAISPHRKLWFKDEVMAWQRDLRDPKSALAQAMRARNTKGRPRSLPRPVKVAG, from the coding sequence ATGAGCGAAGACCAAGAAGACGTTCGCGAGATGATCACGGCCGAGCAGGTGCTCGCGCTGATCCCCGTCAGCCGCACGACGCTTTTTCGCATGGAGCGGGACGGTGTCTTTCCTCGTGGCGAGGCGATCTCGCCCCACCGGAAGCTGTGGTTCAAGGACGAGGTCATGGCGTGGCAGCGCGACCTGCGTGACCCGAAATCGGCGCTGGCGCAGGCGATGCGCGCCCGCAACACGAAGGGCCGTCCGCGCTCGCTCCCGCGCCCGGTGAAGGTCGCGGGCTAA
- a CDS encoding siphovirus Gp157 family protein, whose translation MNEQEADMLRGEIERLIHDYPEIAEDEVLRADMLDGETAISDVLTDLIRMAEDAKAMRDATKSRQDDLKARAQRFDRRVEFVRSLMLAILDAANLRKVELPEGTIFLRNNAQQIVGEIDPAVLPDDLVKIERKADRAAIKDALKAGRDLPGLVLSNSPPSVVVTVK comes from the coding sequence ATGAACGAACAAGAAGCCGACATGTTGCGCGGCGAGATCGAGCGGCTGATCCACGACTATCCCGAGATCGCGGAGGACGAGGTGCTGCGCGCCGACATGCTCGACGGCGAAACCGCGATCTCCGACGTGCTCACCGATCTGATCCGCATGGCTGAGGACGCCAAGGCGATGCGCGACGCGACCAAGTCGCGCCAGGACGACCTCAAGGCGCGGGCGCAGCGCTTCGACCGGCGCGTCGAGTTCGTGCGCTCGCTGATGCTGGCCATCCTCGATGCCGCCAACCTGCGCAAGGTCGAGCTGCCGGAAGGCACGATTTTCCTGCGCAACAACGCCCAGCAGATCGTCGGCGAGATCGACCCGGCCGTGCTGCCGGACGATCTCGTCAAGATCGAGCGTAAGGCCGACCGCGCCGCCATCAAGGACGCACTGAAGGCCGGACGTGATCTGCCCGGCCTCGTGCTCAGCAATTCCCCGCCGTCCGTCGTCGTCACCGTGAAATAG
- a CDS encoding Rad52/Rad22 family DNA repair protein, translated as MTFNDDQKASLGAPLNRAQVKARKQGGRTFSYIEGWHVIAEANRIFGFDGWQRETIETKCVTEAAREIGENKAPGFGVTYNAKVRVTVGDIVREGCGTGHGIDRDLGLAHESALKEAETDAMKRAFMTFGNPFGLALYDKEQANVMDESEMRLAAEVAAKRQSFLEHYKASIEGYTDAEKLKAFWSSDGQKAARRAYQLLPDDVEMLKGLVVAKVAKLGGGNAAS; from the coding sequence ATGACGTTCAACGACGACCAGAAGGCCTCGCTCGGCGCGCCGCTCAACCGCGCGCAGGTGAAGGCGCGCAAGCAGGGCGGGCGCACGTTCAGCTACATCGAGGGCTGGCACGTCATCGCCGAAGCCAATCGCATCTTCGGCTTCGACGGCTGGCAGCGCGAGACCATCGAGACCAAGTGCGTCACGGAAGCCGCGCGCGAGATCGGTGAGAACAAGGCGCCGGGCTTCGGCGTCACCTACAACGCCAAGGTCCGCGTCACGGTGGGCGACATCGTGCGCGAGGGCTGCGGCACCGGCCACGGCATCGACCGCGATCTCGGCCTCGCGCACGAGAGCGCGCTGAAGGAAGCCGAGACCGACGCAATGAAGCGAGCCTTCATGACGTTCGGCAACCCGTTCGGCCTCGCGCTCTACGACAAGGAGCAGGCGAATGTGATGGACGAGAGCGAGATGCGCCTTGCCGCTGAAGTGGCGGCGAAGCGGCAGTCGTTCCTCGAACACTACAAGGCGTCCATCGAGGGTTACACCGACGCGGAGAAGCTGAAGGCGTTCTGGAGCAGCGATGGGCAGAAGGCGGCGCGTCGCGCCTATCAGCTGCTGCCTGACGATGTCGAGATGCTGAAGGGGCTGGTGGTCGCCAAGGTGGCCAAGCTGGGAGGCGGCAATGCAGCGTCCTGA
- a CDS encoding DUF968 domain-containing protein, whose translation MQRDPRQRDERYLAYIRTLPCCICGDNTSTEAAHLRVGLISASTPKRATGMGEKSSDKWALPLCSRHHREQHRMNELEFWASYGINPFELAISLRRPA comes from the coding sequence ATGCAGCGCGACCCACGGCAGCGCGACGAGCGGTACCTCGCCTACATCCGCACGCTGCCGTGCTGCATCTGTGGTGACAACACCTCGACCGAAGCCGCGCATCTTCGCGTCGGACTGATCTCTGCCAGCACGCCGAAACGCGCGACCGGCATGGGTGAAAAGAGCAGTGACAAGTGGGCGCTGCCGCTTTGCTCGCGGCACCACCGCGAGCAGCACAGGATGAATGAACTCGAGTTCTGGGCGAGCTACGGCATCAACCCGTTCGAGCTGGCGATCTCACTCAGGAGACCGGCGTGA
- a CDS encoding DUF1376 domain-containing protein, whose translation MRGSKSLHPAFPFLNSVWEDIVYDLGDREIVALWRLVRWYCDSGPLPNDDQMLAQVARVDKRTWVRAVRPKLAIKFSSIGSHWHWAEIDTKIADYQKKIGDKRKGAASTNMKRWGNSGLRCKHRWQDGVCLNCGRTLRLIR comes from the coding sequence ATGCGCGGCTCGAAGTCGCTCCACCCCGCGTTCCCGTTCCTCAACTCGGTCTGGGAAGACATCGTCTACGATCTCGGCGACCGCGAGATCGTCGCGCTGTGGCGGCTCGTGCGCTGGTATTGCGACAGCGGGCCTTTGCCGAACGACGACCAGATGCTCGCGCAAGTCGCGCGCGTCGATAAGCGCACATGGGTGAGGGCGGTGCGCCCGAAACTGGCGATCAAATTTTCGAGCATCGGCAGCCACTGGCACTGGGCCGAGATCGACACCAAGATCGCCGACTATCAAAAGAAAATCGGGGATAAGCGGAAGGGTGCGGCTTCGACCAATATGAAGCGCTGGGGCAATTCCGGTCTCCGTTGCAAGCACCGCTGGCAGGACGGCGTGTGTCTCAATTGCGGCCGCACTTTGCGGTTAATTCGTTGA
- a CDS encoding DUF6894 family protein → MPLYHFDIHHDGGVVIDDDGIDVVDVGAAETLALETLGQAILDDARNRRTGLTKIEVRDDEGRVVASACATVSLERLLLSED, encoded by the coding sequence ATGCCGCTTTACCACTTCGATATCCATCATGACGGCGGCGTTGTTATCGATGACGACGGGATTGATGTTGTCGATGTAGGCGCGGCCGAGACGTTAGCCCTTGAGACTCTAGGCCAAGCTATCCTCGATGACGCCCGCAACCGCAGGACCGGTTTAACCAAGATTGAGGTGCGAGACGACGAAGGCCGAGTCGTGGCTTCAGCCTGCGCCACAGTCTCGCTGGAGCGCTTACTCCTTTCAGAGGATTGA
- a CDS encoding nuclear transport factor 2 family protein, whose protein sequence is MSFDAMAAAVDWLDAYRAGDVENILQMYAEDAVILCGCGGMKTITGSEGRRAYWVDRMVEYPASRLDNLQQASEGALISYLARDGLVSAVLRFNAAGQISAQTCGPSD, encoded by the coding sequence ATGTCCTTTGACGCGATGGCCGCGGCGGTCGATTGGCTAGACGCCTACCGTGCCGGCGATGTTGAGAACATTCTGCAAATGTACGCTGAAGATGCCGTCATCCTCTGCGGCTGCGGCGGCATGAAGACGATTACAGGGTCCGAAGGTCGCCGCGCGTATTGGGTCGACCGGATGGTCGAATATCCCGCGTCGAGGCTCGACAACCTGCAGCAGGCCAGTGAAGGAGCTCTGATCTCTTACCTTGCGCGCGACGGCCTGGTCAGCGCGGTCTTGAGGTTCAATGCCGCTGGCCAGATATCGGCACAGACCTGCGGGCCTTCCGACTGA
- a CDS encoding helix-turn-helix domain-containing protein encodes MPPRKPLNAPMTGAELDATLVKIFGENRQSAFARAIASTPRTVRSWIAETYGLVPTHIAILVRLMLQAKVTPEQLPEIER; translated from the coding sequence ATGCCGCCGCGTAAGCCTCTCAACGCCCCCATGACCGGCGCGGAGCTGGACGCCACCCTCGTCAAGATTTTCGGCGAGAACCGCCAGTCCGCTTTCGCCCGCGCCATCGCCTCCACCCCGCGCACGGTGCGCTCGTGGATCGCCGAGACCTACGGCCTCGTGCCCACGCACATCGCCATTCTGGTGCGCTTGATGCTGCAAGCGAAGGTCACACCCGAGCAACTCCCCGAGATCGAGCGATAA
- a CDS encoding recombinase family protein, with protein MKTAVAYIRVSTQKQGRSGLGLEAQQAAIAAFAAAEGFEIAETFVEIETAKGADALETRPQLAAAIELATKTKGTVIVAKLDRLTRDVHFGSGLMSRRVGFRVAAMPHADNFQLHIMLAVAEKERQDISDRTKAALAACKARGVKLGAPNAGQSKAAAAAAFAESLRETVEPLMCQSSRQIAAHLNARGITTAEGSSWQSAQVIRLIARLQPKVPLDAAA; from the coding sequence ATGAAGACCGCCGTCGCCTACATCCGCGTCTCCACCCAGAAGCAGGGCCGCTCCGGTCTCGGCCTTGAGGCGCAGCAGGCCGCCATCGCCGCCTTCGCCGCCGCCGAGGGTTTCGAGATCGCCGAGACCTTCGTTGAGATCGAGACCGCCAAGGGCGCCGACGCGCTGGAGACCCGCCCGCAGCTCGCCGCCGCCATCGAGCTGGCGACCAAGACCAAGGGCACGGTGATCGTCGCCAAGCTGGACCGCCTCACCCGCGACGTTCACTTCGGCTCCGGGCTGATGTCGCGCCGGGTTGGCTTCCGCGTCGCCGCCATGCCGCATGCCGACAACTTCCAGCTCCACATCATGCTCGCCGTCGCCGAGAAGGAGCGGCAGGACATCAGCGACCGCACCAAGGCGGCGCTCGCCGCCTGCAAGGCGCGCGGCGTCAAGCTGGGCGCGCCCAACGCTGGCCAGAGCAAGGCCGCCGCCGCCGCCGCGTTTGCCGAGAGCCTGCGCGAGACCGTCGAGCCGCTCATGTGTCAGTCGTCGCGCCAGATCGCCGCGCACCTCAATGCGCGCGGCATCACCACCGCTGAAGGCTCCTCGTGGCAGTCTGCCCAAGTCATCCGCCTGATCGCCCGCCTGCAGCCAAAGGTGCCGCTCGATGCCGCCGCGTAA
- a CDS encoding AAA family ATPase produces MFEFVDPEIGFTSSVIRDPKRFVGRSDLIQSCMNALNAREGVIAVYGKRGVGKSSLVRQVQQMANGNYDIAQKAGLAHLIPRHPRRYYTVYYACDSNINNTDELIRRLCNDTDPEDGLLRLVPDAGKELSEFSRSDEASAGLDLKLIKWGVKGSDSQKYSSVVPNDTIQSFRNFVSGSVDANNRMWSKRDGVLILLDEFDVIGTKFGMGSLIKSLTSPTVKFGVCGIGADIGALIKDHKSVARLIEQGAIHVRPMSGDETRQIFTTATELFRGKVSFAKKVVEQIVELSEGLPYFAQLIGKSSVQYGNEVGSNNIDEKIFGEVLGKIREGKSFPNLEEQYQLAIGRGKERAMLLTLLAEQQGEATLYNDEVGRVVLQRTRTTAQGLGIEYIDQLMPRLVEERYGPALIKGEQRGHYEFADPVFRAYVKLRKLD; encoded by the coding sequence ATGTTTGAATTCGTCGACCCCGAAATCGGTTTCACATCGAGCGTCATCCGCGATCCTAAGCGCTTCGTAGGGCGCTCAGACCTCATCCAAAGCTGCATGAACGCCCTCAATGCCAGAGAAGGCGTGATCGCAGTCTATGGAAAGCGAGGAGTCGGAAAATCATCGTTGGTTCGCCAAGTTCAGCAGATGGCCAACGGCAATTATGATATCGCGCAAAAGGCAGGTCTTGCCCACCTTATCCCGCGTCATCCGAGGCGGTACTACACGGTCTATTACGCTTGTGATTCAAACATCAATAATACCGACGAACTAATTCGTCGCTTGTGCAACGACACTGATCCCGAGGACGGTCTGCTCCGCCTTGTGCCGGACGCTGGCAAAGAGCTCTCGGAGTTCTCCCGATCTGATGAAGCTTCCGCTGGATTGGACCTCAAGCTGATCAAGTGGGGCGTCAAAGGATCGGACTCTCAAAAATATTCGAGCGTGGTGCCAAACGACACCATTCAGTCGTTTAGAAATTTTGTGAGCGGGTCAGTTGATGCAAATAATCGCATGTGGTCGAAGCGCGACGGCGTGTTGATCCTGCTTGATGAGTTTGACGTTATCGGCACAAAATTCGGCATGGGCTCACTGATCAAATCATTGACATCACCCACGGTAAAGTTTGGCGTTTGCGGCATCGGCGCTGACATCGGCGCACTGATTAAAGACCATAAATCCGTAGCCAGGCTCATCGAGCAAGGCGCGATACACGTCAGGCCGATGAGCGGAGACGAAACGAGGCAAATTTTTACGACAGCGACCGAACTCTTTCGCGGGAAAGTGAGCTTCGCAAAGAAGGTAGTGGAGCAGATCGTCGAACTCAGCGAAGGCCTTCCCTACTTCGCGCAACTGATTGGCAAATCGTCCGTCCAATACGGAAACGAAGTTGGCTCCAACAACATCGACGAGAAGATTTTCGGCGAAGTACTCGGTAAGATCAGGGAGGGAAAATCATTCCCCAACCTTGAAGAGCAATATCAGCTCGCAATCGGACGCGGCAAAGAACGGGCAATGCTCCTCACACTGCTAGCCGAGCAACAGGGGGAAGCAACACTCTACAATGACGAAGTTGGACGGGTCGTTTTGCAAAGGACACGCACGACAGCACAAGGCCTGGGCATCGAGTATATAGATCAGCTTATGCCACGGTTGGTCGAGGAGAGATATGGCCCCGCGCTCATAAAGGGCGAGCAGCGCGGGCACTACGAGTTTGCCGATCCCGTTTTCAGAGCCTACGTAAAGCTGCGGAAATTGGATTAG